The following proteins are co-located in the Meriones unguiculatus strain TT.TT164.6M chromosome 4, Bangor_MerUng_6.1, whole genome shotgun sequence genome:
- the Tktl2 gene encoding transketolase-like protein 2 — translation MALVLDAAADPETSQVLQDVANRLRIHSIRATCACNSGHPTSCCSAAEIMAVLFFHTMRYKHTDPEHPDNDRFVLSKGHAAPILYAVWVEVGSVCESELLNLRKIHCDLEGHPTPRLSFVDVATGSLGQGLGAACGMAYTGKYFDKASYRVFCLMGDGESSEGSVWEALAFASHYNLDNLVAIFDVNRLGQSGAAPLKHSTDVYEKRCQAFGWNTYVVDGHDVEALCQAFRRAAQVKSKPTALIAKTFKGRGIPNVEDAENWHGKPMPKDRADGIVKLIESQIKTNRNLKPKAPVEDSPQITISDIKMSSPPAYKLGDPIATREAYGLALAKLGHSNKRVIVLDGDTKNSTFSEIFQKEHPERFIECFIAEQNMVSVALGCATRDRTIVFVSTFAAFLTRAFDQIRMGAISQTNINFVGSHCGVSIGEDGPSQMALEDLAMFRSIPNCTVFYPSDAVATEYAVYLAANTKGMCFIRTSRPKTAVIYTSQENFVIGQAKVIRHSAVDKVTVIGAGVTLHEALVAADELALQGISIRVIDPFTIKPLDAATILQSAKATGGRIITVEDHYREGGIGEAVCAAISREPDILVQQLAVTGVPRSGKPSELLEMFGISARHIIAAVKDAVMR, via the coding sequence ATGGCCTTGGTCCTAGACGCAGCGGCGGACCCTGAGACCTCACAGGTGCTCCAGGACGTGGCCAACCGCCTGCGAATCCACTCAATCAGGGCCACGTGCGCCTGCAACTCGGGCCACCCCACGTCGTGCTGCAGCGCCGCGGAGATCATGGCGGTGCTCTTCTTCCACACCATGAGGTACAAACACACAGACCCAGAGCACCCTGACAACGACCGCTTCGTCCTCTCCAAGGGCCACGCTGCGCCCATCCTCTACGCGGTTTGGGTGGAGGTGGGCAGCGTGTGCGAATCCGAGCTGCTAAACTTGCGGAAAATCCACTGCGACCTGGAGGGCCATCCCACCCCTCGGCTGTCGTTTGTGGATGTGGCCACGGGGTCTCTCGGGCAAGGACTGGGAGCTGCGTGTGGGATGGCGTACACCGGCAAGTACTTTGACAAGGCCAGCTACCGGGTGTTCTGCCTCATGGGGGATGGCGAGTCCTCCGAGGGCTCCGTCTGGGAGGCCTTGGCCTTTGCTTCCCACTACAACTTGGATAATCTCGTAGCCATCTTTGACGTGAACCGCTTGGGCCAGAGCGGTGCTGCACCCTTAAAGCACTCTACAGACGTCTATGAGAAGCGCTGCCAAGCGTTTGGCTGGAACACTTACGTCGTGGATGGGCATGATGTCGAAGCCCTCTGCCAGGCCTTTCGGAGAGCAGCTCAAGTCAAGAGCAAACCTACTGCCCTGATTGCCAAGACCTTCAAGGGCAGGGGTATTCCAAATGTTGAGGATGCAGAAAATTGGCATGGGAAGCCCATGCCCAAAGACAGAGCTGATGGAATTGTCAAATTAATTGAGAgccagataaaaacaaacagaaacctcaAACCAAAGGCACCTGTGGAAGACTCACCCCAGATCACCATCTCCGATATAAAAATGAGCTCTCCACCTGCATATAAACTGGGTGATCCGATAGCTACTCGGGAAGCATATGGCTTGGCTCTGGCTAAACTGGGCCATTCTAACAAAAGAGTTATTGTTCTAGACGGTGATACAAAAAATTCTACTTTTTCGGAGATATTCCAGAAAGAACACCCTGAGCGTTTCATAGAGTGCTTTATTGCGGAACAAAACATGGTAAGTGTGGCACTGGGGTGTGCCACACGAGACCGAACCATCGTCTTTGTTAGTACCTTTGCTGCCTTCCTGACCCGAGCCTTTGATCAGATCCGAATGGGAGCCATCTCTCAAACCAACATCAACTTTGTTGGTTCCCACTGCGGGGTGTCCATTGGAGAAGATGGGCCTTCCCAGATGGCCCTGGAGGATCTAGCCATGTTCAGAAGCATTCCCAACTGCACCGTTTTCTATCCAAGCGATGCTGTTGCTACAGAGTATGCTGTTTATCTGGCCGCCAACACCAAGGGTATGTGTTTCATTCGGACCAGCCGGCCAAAAACTGCAGTCATTTATACTTCACAAGAGAACTTTGTGATTGGACAGGCCAAGGTGATCCGCCACAGTGCAGTTGACAAGGTGACAGTTATTGGAGCAGGAGTTACTCTGCATGAAGCCTTAGTAGCTGCTGATGAACTCGCTCTGCAAGGTATTTCTATTCGGGTCATTGACCCATTCACTATCAAGCCCCTGGATGCTGCCACCATCCTCCAAAGTGCCAAAGCCACAGGTGGCCGGATCATCACAGTGGAAGATCACTACCGAGAAGGTGGCATTGGGGAAGCCGTGTGTGCGGCCATCTCTAGAGAGCCTGACATCCTTGTTCAGCAGCTTGCGGTAACAGGAGTGCCGCGAAGTGGGAAGCCTAGTGAACTGCTGGAAATGTTTGGAATCAGTGCCAGACACATTATAGCAGCTGTGAAAGATGCCGTAATGAGATGA